A region of Chitinivibrionales bacterium DNA encodes the following proteins:
- a CDS encoding radical SAM protein, translating to MHPSPLHLLAWETTRRCPLACRHCRGAARNEKYDHQLSTAEGKRLIDNVTSFARPILILTGGEPMYREDIFELARYASDKGLRVVMSPCGHMINAENAKKIKAAGIERISISIDGATAKAHDEFRGVSGAFDAAMKGIDWLKKENIEFQINSTIAKHNADDLPELLELSKKLGAVVFNPFFLVPTGRGKAIAHLELAPQEYEKALEWIYEQSQKEDITIRVTCAPHYYRIARQKRKALPGTQSAKTHPGHHSGGCLGGQGFAFVSYKGIVQACGFLDVPCGNLRETDFNFKKIYEESNVFNDLRNRNAYRGKCGICEFVNICGGCRARAYFESGNYIGEEPYCCYEPKRKRKKS from the coding sequence ATGCACCCCTCCCCTCTCCATCTTCTCGCCTGGGAAACAACCCGTCGCTGTCCGCTGGCATGCCGCCATTGCCGGGGAGCGGCGCGAAACGAGAAATATGATCACCAGTTGAGTACGGCGGAAGGCAAACGATTGATCGACAATGTCACCTCCTTTGCCCGGCCGATCCTTATTCTCACCGGCGGGGAACCAATGTACCGGGAGGATATTTTTGAGCTTGCCCGGTATGCATCGGACAAGGGATTGCGCGTTGTTATGTCACCCTGCGGACACATGATCAATGCGGAGAACGCAAAAAAGATCAAAGCTGCGGGTATCGAGCGGATCAGTATCAGTATCGATGGCGCTACGGCAAAGGCCCACGATGAATTCCGGGGAGTTTCCGGGGCATTTGATGCTGCAATGAAAGGGATCGATTGGTTAAAAAAAGAGAATATCGAGTTTCAGATCAACTCGACGATTGCAAAGCATAATGCGGATGACCTCCCAGAATTACTGGAGTTGAGTAAAAAGCTTGGCGCAGTGGTGTTCAACCCCTTTTTCCTGGTCCCCACCGGCAGGGGCAAAGCAATAGCCCATCTGGAACTGGCGCCCCAGGAATATGAAAAAGCCCTGGAATGGATTTATGAACAATCGCAGAAAGAAGATATTACCATCCGGGTAACCTGTGCGCCCCATTATTACCGGATAGCCCGACAGAAACGAAAAGCACTGCCCGGTACTCAGTCGGCAAAAACACACCCCGGCCACCATTCCGGAGGATGCCTGGGCGGACAGGGATTTGCCTTTGTCTCCTATAAGGGTATCGTACAGGCCTGCGGCTTTCTTGATGTTCCCTGCGGCAACCTTCGGGAAACAGATTTTAATTTCAAAAAGATCTACGAAGAATCGAACGTTTTTAACGATTTAAGAAACCGAAACGCCTATCGGGGCAAATGCGGGATATGTGAATTCGTGAACATTTGCGGCGGATGCAGGGCCAGGGCGTATTTTGAGAGTGGAAACTATATCGGTGAAGAACCCTATTGTTGCTATGAACCGAAAAGGAAAAGAAAGAAAAGTTGA
- the hemC gene encoding hydroxymethylbilane synthase, translated as MNKLVIGTRKSRLARIQTTLVTNMLREKYPELTIEEKCIETKGDRILDSSLSKIGDKGLFTKEIEKCLLDGSIDCAVHSYKDLPTALPPGLHLAAVIKRGPCGDVLVGKEGASLATLPPGACIGTDSLRRRAQLTHHRPDLKVKSIRGNVDTRLGKLDDGLYDALILAEAGLARLDLRNRISSSLDPSIWYHAVSQGAMVVEIREDNRPARALLESLDHPETRRATDAERSVLRELEGGCQVPIGVRTAIERESLSLFAMVAGINGTPFLEETLEGPPDTAQSLGKEVARRLLEQGADTILKEIERNR; from the coding sequence ATGAATAAACTAGTTATCGGCACCCGTAAAAGCCGTCTTGCCCGCATACAGACCACCCTTGTCACGAATATGCTTCGCGAGAAGTATCCTGAACTCACCATCGAAGAAAAGTGCATCGAAACCAAAGGGGACCGGATCCTTGATTCGTCATTGTCAAAAATCGGCGACAAGGGGCTTTTCACCAAAGAAATCGAAAAATGCCTGCTCGACGGCTCGATCGACTGCGCGGTCCACAGCTATAAGGACCTTCCCACCGCACTTCCTCCGGGTTTACACCTCGCCGCGGTGATTAAACGGGGACCGTGTGGTGATGTTCTTGTTGGGAAAGAGGGGGCGTCTCTGGCCACGCTGCCGCCGGGAGCCTGTATCGGGACCGACAGCCTGAGACGGAGAGCACAATTGACGCATCACCGACCCGATCTGAAAGTAAAGAGTATCCGGGGCAATGTGGATACCCGGCTGGGGAAACTCGATGACGGTCTCTATGACGCCCTTATTCTGGCGGAAGCGGGGCTTGCACGGCTTGATTTGAGAAACAGGATATCGTCGTCACTCGATCCTTCGATCTGGTATCATGCGGTAAGTCAGGGTGCTATGGTTGTTGAAATCAGGGAAGACAACCGTCCAGCCCGGGCGCTCCTCGAATCGTTGGACCACCCGGAAACCCGCCGGGCAACCGACGCCGAACGATCGGTGCTCAGGGAGCTTGAGGGCGGATGCCAGGTTCCTATCGGCGTAAGAACAGCGATCGAAAGGGAGAGCCTCAGCCTCTTTGCCATGGTGGCCGGTATAAACGGCACGCCTTTTCTGGAAGAAACCCTGGAGGGACCACCGGACACTGCGCAATCACTGGGCAAAGAGGTCGCCCGGAGGCTGCTTGAACAGGGAGCGGATACGATTTTAAAGGAAATTGAGCGCAATCGTTGA
- the ahbC gene encoding 12,18-didecarboxysiroheme deacetylase, whose product MIGISKLYCGTVEPSDALRYGRKSHALPSHLLQFAEDKKPVVVWNCTRRCNLKCVHCYSHSQDIDYGGEMTTDQGKKFLDDLAAFGSPVILFSGGEPLTRKDLFELITHARTRGLRAVVSTNGTLINHEQAGKLKEADLSYVGISIDGLRETNNTFRRTPGAFERALDGVRACTDRGLKVGLRFTITKHNVRDIPGIFDLIEKEKIPRICFYHLVYAGRGAELMNDDLSHQETRAVVDLIIDRTAILHKKGLPTEVLTVDNHCDGIYLYLRMLKENNPRADQVMELLKMNGGNSSGVGIGCVGWDGSVHADQFWRHYTFGNVIRRPFSEIWTDRSDPLMKKLKNKKRHVKGRCAQCTYLDVCGGNFRVRAEAVYGDIWAQEPACYLTDNEIGLE is encoded by the coding sequence ATGATAGGAATCAGTAAACTCTATTGCGGGACTGTCGAGCCCTCCGATGCTCTGCGGTATGGGAGAAAATCGCACGCCCTTCCTTCCCACCTTCTTCAGTTCGCCGAAGATAAAAAACCGGTGGTGGTATGGAACTGCACCCGGCGGTGTAATCTGAAATGCGTTCATTGCTACTCCCATTCCCAAGATATCGACTACGGTGGTGAAATGACGACCGATCAGGGAAAGAAGTTCCTCGACGATCTGGCCGCATTCGGCAGCCCGGTGATTCTTTTTTCCGGCGGCGAACCGCTGACGCGAAAAGACCTCTTCGAGCTGATCACGCATGCCCGCACCCGGGGACTGCGCGCCGTGGTTTCCACAAATGGGACCTTGATCAACCACGAACAAGCCGGCAAACTCAAAGAGGCCGATCTCTCCTATGTGGGAATCAGCATCGACGGCCTCCGGGAGACAAACAACACGTTCCGTCGAACGCCGGGGGCCTTTGAGAGGGCACTTGACGGTGTTCGGGCATGTACCGACCGGGGACTTAAAGTAGGACTCCGGTTTACCATAACGAAACACAATGTGCGGGATATTCCGGGTATCTTTGATCTCATCGAAAAAGAAAAGATCCCCCGGATCTGCTTCTACCACCTGGTCTATGCCGGCCGCGGCGCCGAACTGATGAACGACGATCTTTCTCATCAGGAAACCAGAGCAGTCGTGGACCTGATTATCGACCGCACAGCGATTCTCCACAAAAAGGGCCTGCCCACCGAGGTGCTCACCGTTGATAATCATTGCGACGGGATCTATCTGTATCTTCGGATGCTGAAAGAAAACAATCCTCGCGCCGACCAGGTCATGGAGCTTCTGAAAATGAACGGCGGCAACAGCAGCGGGGTTGGAATCGGGTGTGTCGGTTGGGACGGCAGCGTGCACGCCGATCAGTTCTGGCGCCACTATACTTTCGGCAATGTGATACGGCGGCCATTCAGTGAAATCTGGACCGACCGGTCGGACCCGCTCATGAAAAAACTCAAAAACAAGAAAAGGCATGTCAAAGGCCGATGCGCACAATGCACCTATCTGGATGTCTGCGGTGGTAATTTCCGGGTCCGGGCCGAGGCGGTCTACGGCGATATCTGGGCTCAGGAACCGGCCTGCTATCTCACCGATAATGAAATTGGATTGGAGTAA
- the cobA gene encoding uroporphyrinogen-III C-methyltransferase translates to MNDTGNVTLCGSGPGDPGLITVAARDAIAGAEVIVYDYLVNSKLLEYAPPSCEKIYVGKKGGRHTMEQEQINELLCTKAREGNRVVRLKGGDPYIFGRGSEEALYLKEKGVSFAVIPGIPAALGAAAYAGIPLTDRRYNSSVTFVTGHEDPAKKESTINWRALARSQSTLVFYMGVKNLPSIARRLIEQGMDGATPVSVVRWATTPLQQTVTGTLETIARKAAKAGIKPPALTVVGKVNQLHKSIAWFENLPLFGKKIAVTRSRTQASALSGKLAELGADTIEMPVIEISPQESTKEIDRAIRSLSSYAWVVFTSVNGVSLFMDRVYALGFDARIFAPVKIAVIGSATASRLKEYGIRPNFEPSKFTSAVLFEELRARETIDDKKFLLARADIAGKELPENLKQYGARVDDIIVYKTVPGTTDTTQIETLIEEGSLDGVTFTSSSTVKYFIDALGKAFIDRIKDSIAAFSIGPETTKALKTAGIRPATQASVHTIPGLVESIRNYYDRNQ, encoded by the coding sequence ATGAATGATACAGGCAACGTAACTCTCTGCGGCTCAGGCCCCGGCGATCCGGGACTGATTACCGTTGCGGCACGCGATGCAATTGCCGGGGCCGAGGTGATCGTGTACGATTACCTTGTCAATTCGAAATTGCTCGAATACGCCCCCCCGTCGTGCGAAAAAATCTATGTCGGCAAAAAAGGGGGACGCCATACCATGGAACAGGAGCAGATCAACGAGCTTCTGTGCACAAAAGCCCGCGAAGGCAACAGAGTCGTACGCCTCAAGGGCGGCGATCCCTATATTTTTGGAAGAGGCTCCGAAGAGGCGCTTTACCTGAAAGAAAAGGGGGTCTCCTTTGCGGTGATTCCCGGTATTCCCGCGGCCCTGGGCGCCGCAGCCTATGCCGGAATTCCCCTCACCGACCGTCGTTACAATTCATCGGTTACCTTTGTCACCGGCCACGAAGATCCCGCCAAAAAAGAATCAACAATCAACTGGCGCGCCCTCGCCCGGTCTCAAAGTACACTGGTTTTTTATATGGGGGTTAAAAACCTCCCCTCCATTGCCCGGCGACTCATCGAGCAGGGAATGGACGGCGCAACCCCGGTTTCCGTCGTACGATGGGCCACTACTCCCTTGCAACAGACCGTTACGGGCACGCTCGAAACAATCGCCCGGAAAGCGGCAAAAGCCGGTATCAAGCCGCCGGCATTAACGGTTGTGGGCAAGGTCAACCAACTCCACAAGTCAATCGCCTGGTTTGAAAATCTGCCGCTCTTCGGTAAAAAAATTGCCGTCACCCGGAGCCGGACACAAGCATCGGCGCTCTCCGGGAAGCTTGCCGAACTGGGCGCCGATACAATCGAAATGCCGGTCATCGAAATCTCTCCGCAGGAATCGACCAAGGAAATCGACCGGGCAATCCGGTCTCTGAGCAGCTACGCCTGGGTGGTATTCACCAGTGTCAATGGTGTGTCCCTCTTCATGGACCGGGTCTATGCGCTCGGGTTCGACGCCCGGATTTTTGCGCCGGTTAAAATCGCGGTCATCGGCTCGGCAACGGCGTCACGGCTTAAAGAATACGGCATACGCCCAAACTTCGAACCATCAAAATTTACTTCCGCGGTGCTGTTTGAAGAACTGCGGGCACGGGAAACCATTGACGACAAGAAGTTCCTTCTTGCCCGCGCCGATATCGCCGGCAAAGAACTTCCCGAAAACCTCAAACAATACGGTGCACGGGTCGACGACATTATTGTTTATAAAACAGTACCGGGAACTACCGATACAACACAAATCGAAACACTGATTGAGGAAGGGAGCCTCGACGGCGTCACCTTTACAAGCTCATCAACGGTAAAATATTTCATCGACGCCCTTGGAAAAGCATTTATAGATCGAATTAAAGATTCTATTGCGGCATTCTCCATCGGCCCCGAAACAACAAAGGCGCTGAAAACCGCGGGGATCCGACCTGCGACTCAGGCATCGGTACATACTATCCCCGGTCTGGTGGAATCGATACGGAATTATTATGATAGGAATCAGTAA
- the hemB gene encoding porphobilinogen synthase: MQFPLVRKRRLRRNKTIRRMVRETKLSVDDLVAPLFIVPGSQVKRPISSMPEQYHFSVDTAVRECGELADLDIPAVILFGIPESKDPAGSHAIKEDGIIQNAVREIKKAVPGLVVITDVCLCEYTSHGHCGVLKEKDVDNDATLELLAKMAISHAEAGADIVAPSDMMDGRVGAIREALDSRGFEDVSLMSYAAKYASAYYGPFREAADSAPEFGDRRTYQMDPANAREALHEVQLDESEGADIVMVKPALAYLDIIRTIRDHTLLPVAAYNVSGEYSMIMHAAQKGLIDGDRVMMETLTSIKRAGAEIILTYFARRVGRMGNKKIEDYSQRVLNESEND, translated from the coding sequence ATGCAATTCCCCCTTGTCAGAAAACGACGATTGCGGAGAAACAAAACAATCCGCCGGATGGTACGGGAAACGAAACTCTCGGTCGACGACCTTGTGGCCCCTCTTTTTATTGTACCGGGATCACAGGTAAAAAGGCCTATTTCCTCTATGCCCGAGCAGTACCACTTCTCGGTCGACACGGCGGTGCGTGAGTGCGGCGAACTCGCCGATCTGGATATCCCCGCGGTGATCCTTTTCGGTATTCCCGAATCCAAAGACCCCGCCGGGTCACATGCGATAAAAGAGGACGGTATCATTCAGAATGCAGTTCGGGAAATTAAAAAAGCCGTCCCCGGCCTCGTGGTCATTACCGACGTCTGCCTGTGCGAGTATACCTCGCACGGTCACTGCGGCGTCCTGAAAGAAAAAGATGTGGACAACGACGCCACCCTGGAGCTTCTGGCAAAAATGGCGATCTCTCATGCCGAGGCCGGCGCCGACATTGTGGCCCCGTCAGACATGATGGACGGCCGGGTGGGAGCGATCCGGGAAGCTTTGGATTCCCGGGGTTTCGAAGATGTCAGCCTTATGTCCTATGCCGCAAAATACGCTTCGGCATACTACGGCCCTTTCCGGGAAGCCGCCGACTCGGCCCCCGAATTCGGCGACCGCCGCACCTACCAGATGGACCCCGCCAATGCCCGCGAAGCACTCCACGAAGTACAGCTTGACGAGAGTGAAGGCGCCGATATTGTCATGGTCAAGCCCGCCCTCGCCTACCTCGATATCATCCGAACGATCCGCGACCATACCCTCCTCCCTGTCGCCGCCTATAACGTAAGCGGAGAGTACTCCATGATTATGCATGCCGCCCAAAAAGGGCTTATCGATGGAGATCGGGTCATGATGGAGACCTTGACATCAATTAAACGAGCCGGAGCCGAAATTATTTTGACCTATTTTGCCCGGAGAGTGGGGAGAATGGGTAATAAGAAGATTGAAGATTATTCGCAGCGCGTGCTCAACGAGTCCGAGAATGATTAA